The following DNA comes from Castanea sativa cultivar Marrone di Chiusa Pesio chromosome 10, ASM4071231v1.
aaaaagtataaaccCAATAGAGAACTTCACAACCTCCATAACAATGCTTCAGTAATGCAGTGTTGACTGGATGTTTTGATCTCCTCATTATGGAAAACTAATTTAGCATTTCAGTGAGCTTCTTCTGCTGTATTTCTGTCCACTTTCTTGAATATACAAAAGATAAAAGAGGCTTTCAACGTATGAATGTCATCAACAATAGAGCCAGTTTTTGCTTGGACTTGTCAAGCTGATGCACCAAAAGTGGTGAATCGATAGATAAGAACACTGACTGCTGAAAAGAGTGCTGTTCTATCTATCTTGAGACAAACTGACTGCCTAAACTTCAATTTAAGTGGACTAACAGCTTTCATAATGGTAGCAGCTCCAATCTTGTGATTTCAACATTCCCAGCAATTTAACCTAAATCAGATAGTGGACAGTTCGGTCTATCTAATCacctaaaagaaattaatttctATCATTAGATTTTTAAAGCCTTTTTTACTGCCGGTGCAAGTGAGATTATTAAATGGAAACCAAAAATATAACTAGAATCTCACTGATATTACTCTATTGCCCATGGCAATACTATATCAAGTTATACCTCGTCAGCCTTGGTTGATAGAAGCTTCTATGAAAGCATGCATCTCACCAGTTAACTACCATAAGAAAACATGTATCTCACTAGTTTGTGTTTAACTTAGGGGAGGCAAATGGGTGGGTTTGGACGAGTCATAAATGGATTGGACGTTTAAATAcccatttattatttatttaacaaaataattattatccATACCCAAACCtaactcaaaaaatttatacacccaattacccaattatGTATGCATGTGTATATGCTTTTATATAGTAAGTCACTATAGTTTTTGATAATAATTAAGTAACTATATAAAAGAGTAAAGAACAAATTACATTgaaaaaagatgttcaaaagCCTAGTTTAACGATAACTCATTGACAGAGTTACATAAAGAAATATATTAGAACCATTATGATCTGAGTATCACTGTTATAGTGAAAGTCATAAATCTTGTTACAACCATCTTTACCAAAGTTGCAAAAAGCAACTCTATACAGCAAGACAGATTATCCAAGAATCCATAGAGTTCTAAACTACAATCAAGCAAATCACCATCAGGCAAAAATGCTCAAGATGCACcagtaaaaaaacaaataagagaGAATTACATTTGATGGTTATGCAAGTTGCACACTAACACATGACTAGACCAAACCTTCTATGACTTCTTTCCAATGCGCTATTTTTTGATAGCATAATTATCACACCACCATTTATCTCAATCTCTCCATAATTCCAACCAAATATATGCCCCTAGTCTAGTTTCCTttaaccaccccccccccccccccccccaaggaAAAAACGAAGTTCATCATATAGACATATACCAACAACATCTACCATAATTCCTCTTTTGAACACATAAAATCATTCATAGGCAATTCCTTTCTTTATgagcatcaattttttttaataaggcaTAGCACTTGTACTCAGGTATTATATATGAGATGCAcaaaagataatgaaaaaggaaagaaaataagatctaaaattacaatatctaaaaaatttccaagaaacaaacaaagaagcaaAACCCCTAATTGCTCCGACCCATagtaacttaaatttaaacaccaagacatcaatttcatcaaatttcCTAGCATTCCTCTCGCTCCAAAACTTTTATCAGAAATAATGGAAACATGAGCGGGTAGCatgtgtttcttttctcttcatctCTCTTTTTGTATCTAAATCTAAACGTATTggtttgaattgatttttttgagtcCCCTGAGCTCAGACAAAAATCATAAGGTGATACAgcctcattttacaatataccctAACTGGTACCCTCCTGATTAAAAACATTCAGATCTCTGTTCAGCGTAATGATTTTAGGCCCATTATGATCTGAGTAATCACTCTTGTAGTAAAAGTCAAAATTATTGTTACGACCATCTTTGCCAAAGTTGCAAAAAGCATCTCTATATAGCAACAGACAGCTAATCTGAGAATCCATACAGTTTTAAACTACAAACAAGAAAATCTCAGTTGGTTGAAAATGCTAAGTTTCACCCgtacaaagaaaaatattagagTCGAACACTTTTGATGGTTACATGAATTGAACATGACCAAACCAAAACATCAATGACTTCTTACCAATGTGCTGGTTTATCTACCATAAATCCTCTTTGCACATATAATATCAGTCATATACAATTCCTTTCTTTATAAgtaccaaaaattattttaaaaatagaaagaaataaaggGAATAACACTTGTACATGGGTAGTATAAAAGAGATATGCATAAGATAAGGGCAAAGGGAAAATGCAAATATctaacaattccaagaaaccAACGAAGAAGCAAAACCCCTAATTGCACTGAAACATCAGTTTCATCATATGTTCTAGCAGTCCTCTCACTCCAAATACTCCATTATGACATAAAGGAATTTACATTCATAAGCAatgcatcaaaaaaaaaaaaatgaaaacatgagTGATTAGagtatctttcttttctcttcataTTTCCTTTCTATCTAAATCTAAAAGTATACAAGACAACCTCACTGGTATCCTCCTGATAAAAAACATTCAGATCCCTGTTCAGCATAATGTGATCCAAGAACTCACAATGAAAATACAAGTGCAGGCTCAAATGCAAAGATACTGCTATTAAAGATTCAAATGGCGGACCAGAGGTCCGTGTTTCTGATATAACGATgactaaattcaaaattttataacagATCGAAAAAAGGGACTTTATTTTgatagtaattaatttttattacagCACAATCTCAAGGTAACAGGTAAggaaaacaaatttatcaatgcATTTAACCAGAATCAAAACATGGGCATTAATCTTgatataaaaaacaaatcaaacaaatccaaaattaACTACCAACTACCTAATTACCTCTTCCATAGTGTAATCCTTTATCTAACTCTCACTAGCAGCCTTTGCACTTCGAAAACCCTTCTTCAACTCAGTAACTCTCTTCATACAAGCCGCCTTCGACTTCCCGGGCACAGCAGCAGCAATCTTCTCCCACCTCATGGCCACATCCTTAGGAAAGGCCTTCAACGCATTAAGCAATGCAATATCCTCCTCACCTTTCCACCCCACACCAACACCACCACTCTCTTTCCTATCCTCACCATTCTCCACCACCCCACCATCCAATTCTCCATCCCCGCCTTCAATTCGCCTATCAAACGGCTTCCTCTTCTTCAAAAACTGAGCATATGAATCCCCATCTTCCACTTTCCTCTCCCCCAATTCCTTTGCTGTCTTGATCACACTCTCCACCTTATGCCTCCCTCTAAATGCCTCTGATATCGCCTCCCACCGGCCCGGTTTCCCCACCGGATGCTTAATCAATTGCTTTCTCAATACCTCAATCTCCTCCTCAGTCCACTCCTTCTCTCCTTCCTCCTCCACACCAAACCCGTCTTTACTTTCTCTCCCTCCTCCATTTTTCACACCCTCCTTCTCTTCTCTCGCAAACCCATTAGCCTTTTCGACCGAAACTACCGAATTCGCATCGAATTCTTCATTCCTACGCGGTTTCTGTCTCTTTTGGGATACCCTCTTATTGGTTTCTTCCAATGCTTCGGTTTCTTGATCTGGGAACTCGAGGATTGGGCCTTGACCGACGCGGATATCACCGCCGGTGACGGAGGCTGGGGCGAAAGGACcgaagaggagagagagggagagccAGAAGAGGAGAGATCTGAGGGGCTCGGAttggaagaagagaagagagagaaggagaagaat
Coding sequences within:
- the LOC142611683 gene encoding transcription factor MAMYB, with the protein product MEFLDEDARPRFLFQARPNSSSSSLTDSPQTHQKPSKPFLFVTISISSILLLLSLLFFQSEPLRSLLFWLSLSLLFGPFAPASVTGGDIRVGQGPILEFPDQETEALEETNKRVSQKRQKPRRNEEFDANSVVSVEKANGFAREEKEGVKNGGGRESKDGFGVEEEGEKEWTEEEIEVLRKQLIKHPVGKPGRWEAISEAFRGRHKVESVIKTAKELGERKVEDGDSYAQFLKKRKPFDRRIEGGDGELDGGVVENGEDRKESGGVGVGWKGEEDIALLNALKAFPKDVAMRWEKIAAAVPGKSKAACMKRVTELKKGFRSAKAASES